A region from the Actinoplanes sp. OR16 genome encodes:
- a CDS encoding LacI family DNA-binding transcriptional regulator, producing the protein MARRSDGERVTIRDVAARAGVSVATVSRVLADNYPTAPATRAKVMRAVRDLDYVVNVHARALAGISAKMVAVVVDAVTAPFYAHVAQGAEEQAAEDGRLCLICTTGGDPARELAIVKLMREQRADAVILVGSVVQSDDYRARMSQYAHALDAAGARLVLCGRPPLGPDTPALSSEYDNAGGAYAITSHLLSAGHQRILFLGSSPGGTTADARVDGYRRALADHRVPVDPGLEVPGGFGRPAGYRMMRDRLAAGPPDFTAVFAGDDSVAAGAWQALRENGLRVPGDISLVGYNDDPMAAELGLTTVHIPALELGRAAVRQAIRGEGEAPARTMLGTHIVVRDSVRPHLRTP; encoded by the coding sequence ATGGCACGCAGATCTGACGGTGAACGCGTCACCATCCGCGACGTCGCCGCGCGTGCCGGAGTGTCGGTGGCGACCGTCTCCCGGGTGCTGGCCGACAACTATCCGACCGCGCCGGCGACCCGGGCCAAGGTGATGCGGGCCGTCCGCGACCTCGACTACGTGGTGAACGTGCACGCCCGCGCCCTGGCCGGAATCAGCGCCAAGATGGTGGCCGTCGTCGTCGACGCGGTGACCGCGCCGTTCTACGCCCACGTCGCTCAGGGTGCCGAGGAGCAGGCCGCCGAGGACGGCCGGCTCTGCCTCATCTGCACCACCGGCGGCGACCCGGCCCGTGAGCTCGCCATCGTGAAGCTCATGCGCGAGCAGCGCGCCGACGCGGTCATCCTGGTCGGCAGCGTGGTGCAATCCGACGACTATCGCGCCCGGATGAGTCAATACGCTCACGCGCTCGACGCCGCCGGTGCCCGGCTGGTGCTGTGCGGCCGGCCGCCGCTCGGCCCGGACACGCCGGCGCTGAGCTCGGAGTACGACAACGCCGGCGGCGCCTACGCGATCACCAGTCATCTGCTGTCGGCCGGCCATCAGCGGATCCTCTTCCTCGGCAGCAGCCCCGGCGGCACCACGGCGGACGCCCGGGTCGACGGTTACCGGCGGGCGCTCGCCGACCACCGGGTGCCGGTCGATCCGGGGCTGGAGGTGCCGGGTGGGTTCGGCCGGCCCGCCGGGTACCGGATGATGCGCGATCGGCTCGCCGCCGGGCCGCCCGACTTCACCGCGGTCTTCGCCGGTGACGATTCGGTGGCCGCCGGCGCGTGGCAGGCGCTGCGGGAGAACGGGCTGCGGGTGCCCGGCGACATCTCGCTGGTCGGATACAACGACGATCCGATGGCGGCCGAGCTCGGGCTGACCACCGTGCACATCCCGGCCCTCGAGCTGGGCCGGGCCGCGGTGCGCCAGGCGATCCGCGGGGAGGGGGAGGCGCCGGCCCGCACGATGCTCGGCACGCACATCGTGGTCCGTGATTCCGTGCGCCCCCACCTGCGAACCCCCTAG
- a CDS encoding polysaccharide lyase 8 family protein, which produces MSLSRRTVLLGATAGAGLTLLPAPALADPSPAGSADEFAALRATWRGLLLGDGFDPAAEPFATKLAALGRTASGYAASMSPAAGSLWPDAVWADPEPDLDTESYTFSSKIQTSFQRLYAMAEAWAQPGTGVTGDAALATAVVTGLDHLYARIYHEGQARYGNWYNWQIGGPQGLLDTAVLVYDLLTPEQIAAYCRAVDHFVPDSAVAAYTGTSTGANRIDLCRVLAVRGILGGSAAKVALASSAIAPVFPYVTTGDGLYADGSIIQHTWVPYTGSYGAVLLDGLSRLLALLSGSTWAVSSPDKQIIFDAVEAAYAPFIHNGLCMDGVSGRAVARGLAPGGANGQNDDHLRGHAIMASIVALGRAASDTENARWRALVKGWVKRAYYRSPATDMQLSVAKLALINAVVADPAVPDGRHGDASLLFPAMDRVVHRRAEWVAAVSMASRRITYFENGNGENLRGFHTGSGMLYWWGDDYANDQYSDRFWPTVDPYRLPGTTTSAKRLADGEGGIWGVARPAADFAGGAGDGVYSAAGQHLLGLSSTLTARKSWFFLDDAVICLGSGITATDGAAIETIVENRHLGVDGTNVLTVDGRVLTGDATIAGARWAHLAGHAGYVFPDRAALTALRTERTGAWRDINSATGSATAFSSRFVTLLIDHGTAPVDAGYSYVLLPGASKVSTGLRSASVRAWLTDAVHTPRIHGVRVPLRGFTGAIFWEAGSFGGLSADAPAAVTVRERHDGTATISVSDPTRLTDTITVTWRRRVRSVRSAPATLTGTEAGSSLRLTFSGLIAAGGRSQTAVVTL; this is translated from the coding sequence ATGTCCCTGTCCCGCCGCACGGTCCTGCTCGGCGCCACCGCCGGCGCCGGCCTGACCCTTCTCCCTGCCCCCGCCCTGGCCGACCCCAGCCCGGCCGGATCCGCCGACGAGTTCGCCGCGCTGCGTGCCACCTGGCGCGGGCTGCTCCTCGGCGACGGCTTCGACCCCGCGGCCGAACCGTTCGCCACCAAGCTCGCCGCCCTCGGCAGAACCGCTTCCGGGTACGCGGCGAGCATGTCGCCGGCCGCCGGCTCGCTCTGGCCGGACGCCGTCTGGGCCGACCCGGAACCCGATCTGGACACCGAGTCCTACACGTTCAGCTCCAAGATCCAGACCAGCTTCCAGCGGCTCTACGCCATGGCCGAGGCGTGGGCGCAACCCGGTACCGGCGTCACCGGCGACGCCGCCCTGGCCACCGCCGTCGTCACCGGCCTGGACCACCTGTACGCACGGATCTACCACGAGGGCCAAGCCCGGTACGGCAACTGGTACAACTGGCAGATCGGCGGCCCGCAGGGACTGCTCGACACCGCCGTGCTCGTCTACGACCTGCTCACTCCGGAGCAGATCGCGGCGTACTGCCGGGCGGTCGACCACTTCGTGCCGGACTCGGCGGTCGCGGCGTACACCGGCACGTCGACCGGCGCCAACCGCATCGATCTGTGCCGGGTCCTGGCCGTGCGCGGCATCCTCGGCGGGTCAGCGGCGAAGGTCGCGCTCGCCTCCAGCGCCATCGCCCCGGTCTTCCCGTACGTGACGACCGGCGACGGCCTCTACGCCGACGGGTCGATCATCCAGCACACCTGGGTTCCGTACACCGGGTCGTACGGCGCGGTCCTGCTCGACGGGCTGAGCCGGCTGCTCGCCCTGCTCAGCGGCTCGACCTGGGCGGTCAGTAGCCCGGACAAGCAGATCATCTTCGACGCGGTGGAGGCCGCGTACGCGCCGTTCATCCACAACGGGCTCTGCATGGACGGGGTCTCCGGCCGGGCCGTCGCGCGTGGCCTGGCGCCCGGCGGCGCAAACGGCCAGAACGACGACCATCTGCGCGGGCACGCCATCATGGCGTCGATCGTGGCGCTCGGCCGGGCCGCGAGCGACACCGAGAACGCCCGATGGCGAGCCCTGGTGAAGGGCTGGGTCAAACGGGCCTACTACCGCTCCCCCGCCACCGACATGCAGCTCTCGGTCGCGAAACTCGCGCTGATCAACGCGGTGGTGGCCGACCCGGCGGTCCCGGACGGCCGGCACGGCGACGCCAGCCTGCTCTTCCCCGCCATGGACCGCGTCGTGCACCGCCGTGCCGAGTGGGTCGCTGCGGTGTCGATGGCGTCGCGGCGGATCACCTACTTCGAGAACGGCAACGGGGAGAACCTGCGCGGCTTCCACACCGGATCCGGGATGCTGTACTGGTGGGGCGACGACTACGCCAACGACCAGTACTCGGACCGGTTCTGGCCGACCGTCGACCCGTACCGGCTGCCCGGCACCACCACCTCGGCGAAACGTCTCGCCGACGGCGAAGGCGGCATCTGGGGCGTGGCCCGGCCGGCCGCCGACTTCGCCGGTGGCGCCGGTGACGGCGTCTACAGCGCCGCCGGCCAGCACCTGCTCGGGTTGTCCTCGACGCTGACGGCCCGCAAATCCTGGTTCTTCCTCGACGACGCCGTCATCTGCCTCGGCTCGGGCATCACCGCCACCGACGGCGCGGCGATCGAGACGATCGTGGAGAACCGGCACCTCGGCGTGGACGGCACGAACGTCCTCACCGTGGACGGGCGAGTGCTGACCGGTGACGCGACGATCGCCGGCGCACGCTGGGCACATCTGGCCGGGCATGCCGGGTACGTCTTCCCGGACCGTGCCGCCCTCACCGCGCTGCGGACCGAGCGCACCGGCGCCTGGCGGGACATCAACTCCGCCACCGGCAGCGCCACCGCGTTCAGCAGCCGCTTCGTCACCCTGCTGATCGACCACGGGACCGCGCCGGTCGACGCCGGCTACTCCTACGTCCTGCTGCCGGGCGCGTCGAAGGTGTCCACCGGACTGCGCTCGGCGTCGGTGCGGGCCTGGCTGACCGATGCGGTCCACACGCCGCGGATCCACGGTGTCCGGGTGCCGCTGCGCGGGTTCACCGGGGCGATCTTCTGGGAGGCGGGCTCGTTCGGCGGGCTGTCCGCGGACGCGCCGGCGGCCGTGACGGTCCGCGAACGGCACGACGGCACCGCGACCATCTCGGTCAGCGACCCCACCCGGCTCACCGACACGATCACGGTGACCTGGCGTCGGCGGGTGCGGTCGGTGCGGTCGGCCCCCGCGACCCTGACCGGAACCGAGGCCGGCTCCTCGTTGCGGCTGACCTTCTCCGGCCTGATCGCGGCGGGTGGCCGCAGCCAGACCGCCGTCGTCACGCTCTAG